A region from the Ctenopharyngodon idella isolate HZGC_01 chromosome 13, HZGC01, whole genome shotgun sequence genome encodes:
- the emx1 gene encoding homeobox protein EMX1, with the protein MFSATGKRCFTIESLVAKENPLTPEDPIRPTALSYSAPADSFLNGYQSPAGRALYPNPELVFSETVNHAPLSMHPHPLGSTHLQHPHFFGTQHREPLNFYPWVLRNRFFGHRFQGNDVSQDTLLLHGPFARKPKRIRTAFSPSQLLRLERAFEKNHYVVGAERKQLANSLSLSETQVKVWFQNRRTKYKRQKLEEEGPECTQKKKGNHHINRWRIATKQTGSEDIDVMSDA; encoded by the exons ATGTTCTCGGCAACGGGGAAGCGGTGTTTTACCATTGAGTCTTTGGTGGCgaaggaaaaccccttaacacCTGAAGACCCCATTCGCCCTACCGCCCTGAGCTACTCGGCGCCTGCTGACAGTTTTCTTAACGGGTATCAAAGCCCCGCAGGCCGCGCGCTCTATCCAAACCCCGAGCTGGTGTTTTCGGAGACTGTGAACCATGCACCTCTGAGCATGCACCCACACCCGCTCGGCAGCACACACCTCCAGCACCCGCACTTCTTTGGCACGCAGCACCGCGAGCCACTGAATTTCTACCCGTGGGTCTTAAGGAACAGGTTTTTTGGCCATCGGTTTCAAG GGAACGATGTCTCACAGGACACGCTGTTACTACACGGACCGTTCGCGAGGAAGCCCAAACGGATCCGCACCGCGTTCTCGCCCTCTCAGCTGCTGCGCCTGGAGCGAGCCTTCGAGAAGAACCATTATGTTGTCGGAGCCGAACGGAAACAGCTCGCTAACAGCCTCAGTCTATCTGAGACTCAG GTGAAGGTTTGGTTTCAGAACCGCAGGACCAAGTATAAGCGACAGAAGCTGGAGGAAGAGGGCCCAGAGTGCACACAGAAGAAGAAGGGAAACCACCACATTAACCGCTGGAGGATTGCCACCAAACAGACCGGATCTGAGGACATAGATGTCATGTCGGATGCCTAA